The Anastrepha ludens isolate Willacy chromosome 2, idAnaLude1.1, whole genome shotgun sequence DNA window CAATGTAGAGATGAGTGAGTCACGAAACGCTTGATCACGGGATTGCAATATTTGGTTATAGACAAAATCGAATTCTGTATCACCGGACTGACGTAGGCCGTAACAGTATACATTCCATCGTAAGCTTGGTTCGATGGTGATACCATTGTTCACtatttcctttaatttgttACTCGTCTCCGTCAGACAGCTCTCAATTCCTGACAAGCAAGCGAGTTCAATGACGATGTTACGCACTTGCACAGTAAGACGCTGTGCTCCAGATACATCATTCATACCCAACTTCTCAAAATGTCCTGTCACCAATGAGGCTACGTagagtaagaaatttttatattccttaTCACTATTCAGATACACTTTCAATGTAAGAATTACAGAGTAGCTCGTAGCCCAAGGTGCGTACTGATCCTCGTTCGGCAGATATTGCAATACATTAAATAGCATGCTGTAGTCGATGCGATCTGTAGAAGTGTACTGGTAGAGGTCGTTAATTAGTTGAGCACGATTGCGTGAATGGAATTTGTATGGTCGTGATTTCAGCTCATCAATGATAAGATTCCAGTTTTGTTCATCGTAATTGATGCGATAGAAACCGGTCGATTGTTTATTGAGAATCAACCAATCATCAGCTGCTAGACTATTATCGCTGATTTCGATTTCTTTCGTTCTGAGCATAAAATGCGATGCGGTGGTGTTACGGTAGTCTGGATTTGATTTGTGGGCATAATTCAAGGGGATGTACCAAGTTTTGTCAGATGTTAGATTTTTGTTTGGGAAGAAAGCATCTTGGGTTATGGTGAatgtgttattgttgtaattacGTGTAACGGTGAGTAGAGGGTAACCGGATTGTTGAGACCAACTTGAGAACATATCCCCCATAGTCGCAGGAAGTGACACGTTTTGTGCATCAGCAGCATTACTAAGAGCGTCGAAAAGTTGCCACTCGTCAGCAGCAGTATACTGACTgttggaaaattcaaaatagtgatagaaaaaaattaattttatattaaaacaaataaaggatTGTTGAATACCGTACAGCATCAAACCGAAAAAATCCACGCTATGccaaaggcttttgaaaaagggGGCAAGGAATAATATCTGTCAAACATCgcttttgatgttttttgtagtgaaattggaggatatttacatctgagatattttatgtgaaaaacggTAAGGAAAATGTTCGTAATATAAAGATACATTTTGTCCCTCACAGGAAAATGGAAGAAGTCAAATAAAAGAGTACCTTTAATACGAAACTAAAATACGGGTGTCAGCCAAAAATTTTCGCCCATCTCTTTGTATAGATGCACcaagaataaatttataataatagttTTGAATTAAACGGTCATACTTAAGAGCGAGTGGTGCTGCAACATTTCTCAAAAAGTCCTACATAAGCACATAAATTGGCTTTAGTTGACCCCGAACTTGTTTAATACTTTAGGACAAGACTAACTGATGGACGGATAGACTTGGTAAATCGATCGGTAAATgtaaatgctttagtacagttGGATTGTTACAAAAAACGGTTACTCCACCAGATCAGCTAATTGAGATTACTATTTCCTTACAATTAGTGGAGTAAGCTGTTGAGGAAGCGGATTAATAGTCGAATTCTCTAAAGTGCAACGCTAATGCGCTCACTTTCATATAATTCCTTATATACTTACTGTTTAGGCCACacactaaattttaaaataaagttttagccACCCTAGTGTTAATAGCGCCTACCGTGTTAAACGCttttcggcgaggttactttcgttATAAAATGTAAATCTAGTATCACTCCAAATCGACTAGAGGACAAGGACGTTTCAACTATCAGAAGGTGAGAAtactttataatataatatatagtatttcattatcatatattatataacaacAAACTATGCAACGATCATTCTCAATGAGAGCTGCTGCCTATATAATGGGTTGCGATAAATGTCCAAACACACTTACTTTGTAGTCAAATAAAGATTTAGTCCTTGGCGGAACACCTCGTCGGTCAGCACACACTGCCACATATACAGTACCGAGGCTGCTTTCGAATACGAAATAGAATCGTATCGTGCAGAGATCTCGGATGGAGTTTGCACGTAATGCGTCATTGGATTTGCTTGGCCTGAGCCATCTGCAGCGAGTGCAGCTTGAAAGTCGTCGATAAGGAACATCTGATAGACGTCCCATTCAGGATATGTCTAATAAACAAAGAAACGTTAATATAAAATTGACTCGTTTAATTTCGATCATTTACTGCATCTATCGTCTTCCAAGCGAATAAGTTAGCAAAACCTTCTTTCAGCCAAAGATACGTCCACCATTTGAGAGTTACTAAGTTGCCAAACCATTGATGGCAGTATTCGTGGGCAATGACATTGGCGTCATATATTTGTGAACCTGATGTCGATGTCTTCTTGTTGTACATCATGTACTGCTCTCGATACGTAACTAAGCCCCAGTTTTCCATGGCACCAGCTGCGAAATCTGGTACACCTACTTGATAGAGTTTCGGCAGTACGAAATCGATATTGTAGTATTCAGCAAGGCTTTGCAGAAACAACATTCCGGAAATCAATGCCCATTGCTGATTCTGCTTTGTACCTGGACGGGTGTAGACTCTTTGTGGAATCGAGTTCAACACTCCTTCAGTATATTCGAAATCGGACACAACAAACGCTACTAAATAAGTTGACATACTAGGAGTCTTTTGGAAGACAGAATATCCAGGTCTAGTTGGGGAAAAATTAATACATACCTAcgatatttatttatcaaagttACCTGCTCATCTGTTCGTCCAGAGGCATATTTGATATGGCACTGTATGAGGGATCATGGTTAATAGTGATTGTGAATGTCGCACGCTTGGCTGGCTCATCGTAGCATGGGAATGCATGTCGAGCATCGGTCGGCTCAAATTTTGTCGTTGCTAAATAACTGGAAGTATAAAGCACACGCGGTTTCCATGAAAATTGCTATTGATAACGGTGCAGATTTCACTTACTGTGTGTTGTCGTTTTCATCTGTATAGGTGGACAAGTAAAATCCCAAATTATCGACACGCAATTCTCCAGCATAGGTGATGGTCAAAACCCAAAAGGTGCCTTTGCTAAAGATGAGTGAATCATTTGTTGGTGTTAGACTAAGAAATTCACGTGCCTCCTCATACGAGGTGCTTAGCTGTTCTACCACACGATCCGTGCAGTTTGCGTTTGTAATGGTTgctttgatttctgacagttgACGTTCATGCAAAACTATGGTATTTGTGTTGTCGATAACTTCTAATAGAATTTTTACAGTGCCTGTGAATCTCTTCGTGCCATTGTGCACATTCGTTGTCACTTCGATGTCATAGTGCAGTGGTTTGGTGGTGTTTGGCAGCCGATAATTCAAATCGGCCTCTGACTCACTCAAAGCAACAGTTTTTGTAGGTATGAAATGTGCGGCAAGATACTTATCATATCGAGGCGATATACCAGAGCCGTGTGTTGCCGCTTGGCAGGACACAATAATGGCCAACATGGCCAAAAGTATAGCACTTCCGCCCATTTTGTTGCGGTATATTTCGCGATCTAGGCGGCCGCAACGCAATTAGCGAAGTATTCTGAGCCCTTATGTGGAGGAGCTCTTTTAAGGATGTTAATTTGAATCTGAAACTTGTTATCTTAAACTAATAAGTAATTTATTGGTGTTGATATTTAATGGCCATTGGGTTTGATTTGAAATGCTTCAGATGCCTATTATTTGAAATACGCCGATATTTCGCTGATATTCATTTGAATCTAATTACAATGTGAATGTGTATACTTCTGcagtatatgcatgtacatatgtaggtttcTTAACAAATAGAGATAGactggaaattttatttatggacGTTTCAATTAGGATTATTTGAATGTCAAATGAAAGACGAACATCGCCATTGGCTGATTTTACCGTTTTCAAAACTTTTCGTGGACTTTTCGTGGACGTACCAATATGTATCAATTTTCCTTCAGTTCCTTCAGTTTCTCTTGCTATTCGGAAAGTGTTGATACACAAcccatatgtatattatgtcactgttttaaaagtgtgttaggattttgcagtggcgaaaatgcaacgatcgttggagcaacgttactcggtcgaattttgcgtaaagctaaccgaaaccattgggctactcaataaggcttacggggaccaatctctgtccagtgcccaggtaaaacggtggcacaagtcgttcaaggcaggccgggaggacgtcgaagacgaacagcgatctggaaggccttcggtGACGCAAACATAccaagatgtgaaccgggttcgtgaatttttgaacattgaccgtcgtgctagtctacgtgagatcagtgaagagttaaatttaacttattacaatgtgcgggaaatccTGACCAGAAAACTTGAAATGCTCCAACGATCGcagcattttcgccactgcaaaatcctaacacagctttcacgcgcggagcgatgttgactgcaccgctgttgccagcgaactgggaccggtttctagtggaaggggaaggtccaacgatcttTTTCCCCCACCacccgattcggttgatcgcttggcagacgctccgcaaAAGCTTTACATATTTTGGTTACCATACCCATGGTGCACGAACGTTGTCTGTGCGATCAAAAAATACTTTGCAGTATATTCGTTAGCGGTAGTATAAATGTCTCAGAGTGACAGTGATATTCTACAGATATTAGAAGTAGTTCAATAGCGGTAGTAGTTTCATAGATCTGTAGTTTCATACACTCTATCCTTCGATCAACAAAGCTTGCTAGCATTAAATCACCTTGATTTTAGTTAATTGTCTGCAATATATCGTTTGCCAAAAAGAAAGAGCGTACCAGGAGAATTTTCGTAATTACATCTCTATGTCCccgatttcattaatttgttgtAGGAGAGGTTTACCGAAAGAGGGATATCTTGTTCTGGCTAAGTCTAAGCATTCGCATAAATAGTTTAAACGACTTTCTTTCACCCACTCCACCTGACAGcgtctgcagatgggattgaaagaaTAATAGAGTCTGGCTGCATAATCCCCTTCTTTCCAGTGACCTATAAGGGTTGCAGTAATACGTGAAATAGGTACTTgagcgagagcatcctaacatgTAATACGTTCTCTGGATGTTGTACGACCGACATGTTTTTCTTGCTGTAGTagatgtagttaattgcttccaccttctttcggctaaagcatagtagtgtgacgcaatggatgtttttattgtattgaatgGAGTAACAACTGCCACCAACTCTGCTACGTCTAGTGccaaaccttttcttgctagctcgtcTGTTTTCTCattaccctctatattcctgtgtccGGGAATTCATATCAGAGTAATGTGAAGCCAATAACCAAGGAATTCTAGTTCGTCTCGACACTGTGAAACtaatttggatgaaatggaattggaatctAAGAAATGTGTATAGCTATTTTTCAGATAAATCAACTAAGTTTCTAAGTACTAATGTAGGCGTTGATTAGTCTTAAGGGCATTTTGGCGATAGTAAATCTTAACATTTCAACTACTAAgttttttttggagaaaatttaaatagttcGATTGGtgatttattgttattatactAGGAAACACAATATGCAATattactacccacattgaaaggggtaacactgcaactgtcttctgaggttaaatatttaggagtaatcctagatagtaagcttacctggaagaagcacaTCGATAAGAAGGTCTGCCGAACATTAAAAGtattctggcagtgtaagagaacctttggcaagacatggggtctaaggCCGGCGATAGTACGCTGGCTGTGCATCACCATaattagacccattattacatacgcctctgtagtagggtggaaagccacaatggttaattccagagtaaaacccctaaacaggctacagagaagtgtgtgcttgggtatcataAGTGtcatgagtacgacatctggtgatgcccttaatgccattctgaaattgcaacctctagatcttcaaattcgaaaggaagcaatgaaaaccgcgtacaggctcaagttaaacggagtctggggaaatgaagtaagcactggccactgtcataTATACCatcagttgtcggagcggtgcacacttttctcgatgccggtggacaatcgggtgcctgtcgttagcttcggtaggaagtatgatgttttgatctcagatagagatcaatggttaagtccaaaGAATCTATCAACGgaatatcagcacactttctacaccgacggatccaaaaccagtgatggaagcggatctggataGTACTTAGACGAaaacactaagtactcctatgccacagggcAGATGACCAcagtattccttacggaagtctatgctatcttgaatgtggcgtactggctaattgagaaaaagtggcggggtaacagtattggaatttatagtgactgtcaagctgcactgaaagcccttgctaaccctcgctactcttcgaagttagtcggtgaatgtaagacaaaactgagcaGTGTTGCAAaatacaacaaagttagtcttatttgggtgcctggacattttggtattacagggaacgaggtagctgataaattggcaattGAAGGCTCTGTaaatatgccactaggcccagaaccctttctaggtgtcaattcggCACCGA harbors:
- the LOC128854938 gene encoding aminopeptidase N-like gives rise to the protein MGGSAILLAMLAIIVSCQAATHGSGISPRYDKYLAAHFIPTKTVALSESEADLNYRLPNTTKPLHYDIEVTTNVHNGTKRFTGTVKILLEVIDNTNTIVLHERQLSEIKATITNANCTDRVVEQLSTSYEEAREFLSLTPTNDSLIFSKGTFWVLTITYAGELRVDNLGFYLSTYTDENDNTHYLATTKFEPTDARHAFPCYDEPAKRATFTITINHDPSYSAISNMPLDEQMSRPGYSVFQKTPSMSTYLVAFVVSDFEYTEGVLNSIPQRVYTRPGTKQNQQWALISGMLFLQSLAEYYNIDFVLPKLYQVGVPDFAAGAMENWGLVTYREQYMMYNKKTSTSGSQIYDANVIAHEYCHQWFGNLVTLKWWTYLWLKEGFANLFAWKTIDATYPEWDVYQMFLIDDFQAALAADGSGQANPMTHYVQTPSEISARYDSISYSKAASVLYMWQCVLTDEVFRQGLNLYLTTNQYTAADEWQLFDALSNAADAQNVSLPATMGDMFSSWSQQSGYPLLTVTRNYNNNTFTITQDAFFPNKNLTSDKTWYIPLNYAHKSNPDYRNTTASHFMLRTKEIEISDNSLAADDWLILNKQSTGFYRINYDEQNWNLIIDELKSRPYKFHSRNRAQLINDLYQYTSTDRIDYSMLFNVLQYLPNEDQYAPWATSYSVILTLKVYLNSDKEYKNFLLYVASLVTGHFEKLGMNDVSGAQRLTVQVRNIVIELACLSGIESCLTETSNKLKEIVNNGITIEPSLRWNVYCYGLRQSGDTEFDFVYNQILQSRDQAFRDSLISTLGCSQTESQLQKFVSSSINMSVEWRSQERITLLGAVYSSSSVGLLVCIEFLNENWEAYSNLNPDSSGMNPLYQTMVGMSTNIYSKEQETNYLVLLDKVKGSDKLPNDLETVAKANIQYNFNWLNKNRDPIMLWMKKFAQGGSAALKGGL